Proteins encoded in a region of the Cygnus olor isolate bCygOlo1 chromosome 4, bCygOlo1.pri.v2, whole genome shotgun sequence genome:
- the RASL11B gene encoding ras-like protein family member 11B gives MRLTQGMCTIAECAAPGGDGPAARPRLVKIAVVGGSGVGKTALVVRFLTRRFIGDYERNAGNLYSRHIQIDGEMLAIQVQDTPGVQIHEHSLDCNEQLNRCIRWADALVIVFSITDYKSYELLSHLYHHVRQLHPGNTVPVVIVANKADLLHVKEVEPQHGLQLANMLGCTFYEVSVSENYNDVFNAFHVLCREVSKQQTTSTPERRRTSLIPRPKSPNMQDLKRRFKQALSAKVRTVTSV, from the exons ATGCGCCTGACGCAGGGCATGTGCACCATCGCCGAGTGCGCCGCGCCCGGCGGGGACGGCCCCGCCGCGCGGCCTCGCCTCGTCAAGATCGCCGTGGTGGGGGGCAGCGGCGTGGGCAAGACAG CGCTCGTGGTGCGGTTCCTGACGCGGCGCTTCATCGGGGACTACGAGAGGAACGCAG GTAATCTCTACAGCAGGCACATCCAGATAGATGGAGAGATGTTGGCGATTCAAGTGCAGGACACCCCAGGAGTTCAG ATCCACGAGCACAGTCTGGATTGTAATGAGCAGTTGAACCGATGCATTCGCTGGGCAGATGCCCTGGTGATCGTCTTCTCCATCACAGATTATAAGAGCTATGAACTACTCAGTCACCTTTACCATCACGTTCGACAGCTGCACCCAGGCAACACCGTCCCCGTTGTCATCGTAGCAAACAAAGCTGATCTCCTGCATGTTAAAGAGGTGGAGCCTCAGCATGGACTTCAGCTGGCCAACATGCTGGGCTGTACTTTCTACGAAGTATCTGTCAGTGAAAACTACAACGATGTCTTCAATGCCTTCCATGTCCTCTGCAGAGAAGTCAGCAAGCAGCAAACCACCAGCACTCCCGAGAGAAGGAGAACCTCTCTTATTCCACGGCCAAAATCACCCAACATGCAGGATCTGAAGAGAAGGTTTAAGCAAGCTCTGTCTGCCAAAGTGAGGACTGTCACTTCTGTGTGA